The following proteins are co-located in the Amyelois transitella isolate CPQ chromosome W, ilAmyTran1.1, whole genome shotgun sequence genome:
- the LOC132904084 gene encoding uncharacterized protein LOC132904084, whose amino-acid sequence MEPQKSTEEGARSRRPSPHPAIACESATSRPDSPHEDYKTPEAETLEDHAVAFWAASKMGQRRRPQDDELSPKAGVERDYITLHSIIQCGLLSAAAQSWMALYFRLRDAEQSGNHPDVEDIGILKQACAGRVSVGLAMPPTPAPLPSLRAPRQRRREEGPECETPTPKRPRKRSHSWTPSPPHPSHPSHPSDKTTEERRAPALVPSSPPPRPRGAPPRSSAGDTTPPVAPPRSGIPLPQRSRDPRLRANRSPAPAPSLAAPACAPPRLAASASPAAPPTAPLNAPLTAPPAAPLNAPLAAPLTAPPAGPRAAPPTAPPTVPLAAPPTAPPAGPRTAPPTAPLTASLAAPLNAPLTAPLNAPLTAPPAATRAAPPSAARAAPPTAPLTAPPAALRAAPPAAPSAWGQPRLVASTPATAPPAAAPSVWGRSYAAAGLSAPSTAATTVAPSTTAPAPAAASSRNNGASITAPSSQASRTKYPPIVVERLPDWMVHFRELTTKLGHPPSARPFGAGVRFSPRDDTEYRVIQRYLDAIASQDQRISWFSYSLPAERSLKVAIRGLPLETPEEAVKEALNEKGYEVEFVKNIRARGGRPGCIFYGLIKKTTGYQEIYQSDELLLMPGVRIEAWRGKKGPAQCHRCQQFRHSSHNCHRPQACVRCGEPHAANDCPRPLEVPATCANCGGPHPANNAACPVFKREARHKRAGTVARTTPALEPTPTVEEAAPATLMAPANPPAERGAALPNRRKKKRSAKKKQATPDTVKSGQAPTSSPPNTDARQVQPSPAPAQPGQGATDTTTMLLLLGQQMQQMAEILRGMQARPQI is encoded by the coding sequence ATGGAGCCCCAAAAATCGACTGAGGAGGGTGCGCGCTCCCGCCGCCCCTCACCTCACCCCGCCATCGCCTGCGAATCAGCTACCAGCCGCCCGGACTCGCCACACGAGGACTACAAAACACCGGAGGCTGAGACATTAGAAGACCACGCCGTCGCCTTTTGGGCGGCGAGTAAAATGGGACAAAGGAGGCGCCCTCAAGATGACGAGCTGTCGCCTAAGGCAGGTGTGGAGCGAGATTATATCACGCTCCACAGCATAATACAATGCGGCCTCCTTAGCGCGGCGGCTCAGAGTTGGATGGCGCTATACTTCAGATTACGAGACGCCGAACAATCGGGAAACCACCCCGACGTCGAGGATATCGGGATACTGAAGCAAGCCTGCGCGGGACGGGTGTCGGTGGGACTAGCCATGCCCCCCACACCCGCCCCCCTCCCCTCTCTTCGAGCACCGCGTCAGCGACGGCGCGAGGAAGGGCCGGAATGCGAGACGCCTACACCTAAGCGTCCCAGGAAGAGGTCGCATTCGTGGACCCCAAGCCCCCCGCACCCCTCGCACCCCTCGCACCCCTCGGACAAGACAACCGAAGAGCGGCGGGCTCCGGCACTCGTGCCGTCGAGCCCCCCACCGCGCCCCCGCGGAGCGCCCCCGCGTTCGTCTGCGGGCGACACCACTCCGCCTGTCGCCCCCCCCCGCTCGGGTATCCCGTTACCCCAGCGGAGCCGTGACCCGCGTCTGAGGGCGAACCGCTCCCCCGCCCCCGCGCCGTCGCTGGCAGCTCCCGCGTGCGCTCCGCCGCGACTGGCTGCCTCCGCGtcgcccgccgcgccgccgacCGCGCCGCTCAACGCGCCGCTCACCGCGCCGCCGGCCGCACCGCTCAACGCGCCGCTCGCCGCGCCGCTCACCGCCCCGCCGGCCGGtccgcgcgccgcgccgccgacTGCGCCGCCCACCGTGCCGCTCGCCGCGCCGCCCACCGCCCCGCCGGCCGGTCCGCGCACCGCGCCACCGACTGCGCCGCTCACCGCATCGCTTGCCGCGCCGCTCAACGCGCCGCTCACCGCGCCGCTTAACGCGCCGCTCACCGCGCCGCCGGCCGCTACTCGCGCCGCACCGCCGtccgccgcgcgcgccgcgccgccgacCGCACCGCTCACCGCGCCGCCGGCCGCCCTgcgcgccgcgccgcctgCGGCTCCCTCCGCGTGGGGACAGCCGCGGCTGGTCGCCTCCACACCGGCAACCGCGCCGCCTGCGGCTGCACCCTCTGTCTGGGGCCGCTCCTACGCGGCTGCCGGTTTAAGCGCGCCCAGCACCGCCGCCACCACAGTAGCACCCAGCACCACCGCTCCAGCACCCGCTGCCGCCTCTTCGAGGAACAATGGCGCTAGCATAACAGCGCCCTCCTCCCAGGCCTCCAGGACGAAGTATCCGCCCATCGTAGTGGAGAGGCTCCCTGATTGGATGGTGCACTTTAGGGAGCTCACCACTAAGCTGGGACACCCGCCGTCAGCCCGCCCCTTCGGTGCAGGAGTGAGATTTTCGCCGAGGGACGACACCGAATACCGCGTTATACAGCGCTACCTCGACGCCATCGCGAGCCAGGACCAGAGAATCTCCTGGTTCTCCTACTCACTTCCAGCAGAGAGGAGCTTAAAGGTCGCCATCAGAGGCCTCCCTCTGGAAACCCCCGAAGAGGCTGTGAAGGAGGCCCTAAATGAAAAGGGCTATGAGGTCGAATTCGTTAAGAACATCCGGGCCCGGGGTGGACGTCCCGGATGCATCTTCTACGGCCTCATAAAGAAGACTACAGGTTACCAAGAAATCTACCAGAGTGATGAGCTTCTCCTGATGCCAGGCGTCAGGATCGAGGCGTGGAGAGGAAAAAAGGGCCCGGCTCAATGCCATCGCTGCCAGCAGTTCCGGCACAGCAGTCACAACTGTCATCGCCCTCAAGCATGCGTGCGCTGTGGGGAACCGCACGCCGCAAATGACTGCCCGCGCCCCCTCGAAGTACCGGCCACCTGCGCCAATTGCGGAGGCCCGCACCCCGCCAACAACGCGGCGTGCCCGGTCTTCAAGCGGGAAGCGCGGCACAAGCGCGCCGGAACTGTGGCCCGCACGACGCCGGCCCTGGAGCCTACACCGACGGTCGAGGAAGCGGCGCCCGCTACACTCATGGCGCCAGCAAATCCGCCCGCCGAGAGAGGTGCTGCCCTCCCAaacaggaggaagaaaaagagGAGCGCCAAGAAGAAGCAGGCCACCCCCGACACAGTAAAATCGGGACAAGCACCAACCTCTTCACCGCCCAACACCGACGCAAGACAAGTGCAGCCCTCACCTGCACCAGCGCAGCCCGGGCAGGGCGCCACGGACACCACCACCATGCTGCTCCTCCTGGGCCAACAAATGCAGCAAATGGCGGAGATCCTCAGAGGGATGCAAGCACGGCCTCAAATTTAG